The proteins below come from a single Faecalibaculum rodentium genomic window:
- a CDS encoding glucosaminidase domain-containing protein: MSRKIQRRRKPRRSVVIAAVAAGILLAVWLGFKVTENGVFTVIDYSADPKEIGTWKHYGLAAAKLNALDPDTPACIENESGKVVAIRSGVVDFSGKPVTENTLYTMENGEQGYLNGSYGVDGLYLGTSGDGREVKFQMAGTTGWVDVQDVSLRFYSDTVRLSGYSRYQDSLVHQVSTGLDGQEPLAYSIGSCPSFIDPDVFYFSYDGHWFYKDFYTMSEAMRTGDGRAVNEEPWYNPWQFTPHRTLSSLTNADGNAALAARGITRGVSPEDTWPLEAGQSVLFDAADLFSKVQQEDWMNARMMFALAMNESGAGQSEYAVDRHNVFGHEAGDENPDAASGYPDLLACVQSHAWDWLQKKYANPGNEVWHGSWFGDKGSGINVMYASDPYWGEKAASFLYRLGFEPPELITRDGSEETPVYDRPGGSVVYVFAGPAMLVKTGEARDGYLPVRSEAPLSEGKVDVEIPYEETDIVWIPEKWAAAADSAAEN, encoded by the coding sequence ATGAGCAGAAAGATACAAAGAAGACGAAAGCCGAGACGGTCGGTGGTCATTGCGGCGGTGGCTGCCGGGATTCTGCTGGCGGTATGGCTGGGGTTCAAGGTGACGGAAAACGGCGTGTTCACAGTGATCGACTATTCGGCGGATCCAAAGGAAATCGGGACCTGGAAGCACTATGGCCTTGCGGCGGCGAAGCTGAATGCCCTGGATCCGGATACACCGGCGTGTATCGAGAATGAATCCGGGAAGGTGGTGGCGATCCGCAGCGGGGTGGTGGATTTTTCGGGGAAGCCGGTGACGGAAAACACCCTGTACACCATGGAGAACGGGGAGCAGGGATATCTGAACGGGAGCTATGGTGTGGATGGTCTGTATCTTGGGACCAGCGGTGATGGCCGGGAGGTGAAGTTCCAGATGGCAGGCACGACGGGGTGGGTGGATGTACAGGATGTGTCCCTCCGGTTTTACAGCGATACCGTCCGTCTCTCGGGTTACAGCCGGTATCAGGACTCCCTGGTGCATCAGGTTTCGACGGGACTCGACGGACAGGAGCCTCTGGCCTACAGCATCGGGTCGTGTCCGTCGTTCATTGACCCGGATGTGTTTTACTTCTCCTATGACGGGCACTGGTTCTACAAAGACTTCTACACCATGTCAGAGGCCATGCGCACGGGGGACGGCCGTGCCGTGAATGAAGAACCCTGGTACAATCCCTGGCAGTTCACACCCCACCGGACGCTGTCCAGTCTGACGAATGCTGACGGCAATGCCGCACTGGCTGCCCGGGGCATCACCCGCGGGGTATCACCGGAGGACACCTGGCCGCTGGAGGCCGGTCAGTCTGTGCTGTTTGATGCGGCGGATCTCTTTTCAAAGGTCCAGCAGGAGGACTGGATGAATGCCCGGATGATGTTCGCGCTGGCGATGAATGAGTCCGGTGCCGGGCAGAGTGAATATGCGGTGGACCGGCACAATGTATTCGGTCATGAGGCCGGGGATGAAAACCCGGATGCTGCAAGCGGGTATCCCGATTTGCTGGCATGTGTGCAGTCTCATGCCTGGGACTGGCTTCAGAAAAAGTATGCCAATCCAGGCAATGAGGTGTGGCACGGATCGTGGTTCGGAGACAAAGGGTCCGGGATCAATGTCATGTACGCCTCTGACCCCTACTGGGGGGAAAAGGCGGCGAGTTTCCTGTATCGCCTGGGGTTCGAGCCCCCTGAGCTGATCACCCGCGATGGCAGTGAAGAGACACCGGTCTATGACAGACCCGGAGGATCCGTCGTGTATGTATTTGCGGGACCTGCCATGCTGGTGAAGACCGGGGAAGCCCGTGACGGATATCTCCCGGTGCGCAGCGAAGCACCTCTGTCGGAGGGCAAAGTGGATGTGGAGATCCCCTATGAGGAAACAGACATTGTCTGGATTCCGGAGAAATGGGCAGCTGCAGCGGATTCTGCTGCAGAAAACTGA
- a CDS encoding DUF3284 domain-containing protein, whose product MKDTIQLNVSAQALFDVMKRSLVLETGEKHPKLAPGYSWSKKTGNRRTRVKLTDWKEPSAYAAHFSTDGKGLDVRYDLEPLGPDRVQVTYTHTLEGSGFLIRRQEKAAVKKALELLRNVETVLLAQAAQQKTSGNQE is encoded by the coding sequence ATGAAAGATACCATCCAACTGAATGTCAGTGCCCAGGCACTGTTTGATGTCATGAAACGGTCCCTGGTGCTGGAAACCGGGGAGAAACACCCGAAACTCGCTCCGGGGTACAGCTGGTCAAAGAAGACCGGCAACCGCCGCACACGGGTGAAGCTGACGGACTGGAAAGAACCGTCGGCGTATGCAGCGCATTTTTCCACAGACGGCAAAGGACTGGATGTACGCTATGACCTGGAACCGCTGGGGCCTGACAGGGTGCAGGTGACGTACACGCACACCCTGGAGGGCAGCGGGTTCCTGATCCGCCGGCAGGAGAAAGCAGCGGTGAAGAAAGCACTGGAGCTGCTCCGGAATGTGGAGACAGTGCTGCTGGCGCAGGCGGCTCAGCAGAAAACCTCCGGCAATCAGGAGTAG
- a CDS encoding TatD family hydrolase produces the protein MYTDSHCHITCDELYSDLEGVLSRMKDVCRVMIVCTSEEEYLRAVPIRSSDPVRFRIAFGFYPGDADEVTEERLAFLEEALKSGNVDVLGEIGLDHHWPEPDRQTQKDLFVRQIRMANDYDLPIAIHMRDASQETLDLLRQEARTPIVFHCFSGSPETMREALKLNSLISFAGPVTFKNARHAPACVQACPADRILTETDAPYMAPVPMRGHRNEPAYVAYTTKKICELKNLPEKDLTSQIGHNFDSLFSRQS, from the coding sequence ATGTATACTGACAGCCACTGCCACATCACCTGTGATGAACTGTATTCTGACCTGGAAGGCGTATTGTCCCGCATGAAGGACGTCTGCCGGGTGATGATCGTCTGTACCAGCGAAGAGGAATATCTGCGGGCTGTTCCCATCCGGAGCAGCGATCCTGTCCGCTTCCGGATTGCCTTCGGGTTTTATCCCGGGGATGCGGATGAGGTCACGGAAGAACGGCTGGCCTTTCTGGAGGAAGCCCTGAAATCCGGCAACGTGGATGTCCTGGGAGAAATCGGGCTGGATCACCACTGGCCCGAGCCTGACAGACAGACACAGAAAGATCTCTTTGTACGCCAGATCCGCATGGCCAATGACTATGATCTTCCCATTGCGATTCATATGCGCGACGCCAGCCAGGAGACCCTGGATCTTCTCAGACAGGAAGCCCGGACCCCCATTGTGTTCCACTGTTTTTCCGGCTCCCCGGAAACCATGCGGGAGGCCCTGAAGCTGAATTCCCTGATTTCCTTCGCCGGTCCCGTGACGTTCAAAAACGCCCGTCACGCCCCTGCCTGTGTCCAGGCCTGTCCCGCCGACAGGATCCTGACCGAAACCGATGCCCCGTATATGGCACCCGTCCCCATGCGCGGCCACCGCAATGAACCGGCTTACGTGGCGTATACCACAAAAAAAATCTGCGAACTCAAGAACCTTCCGGAAAAGGATCTGACCTCGCAGATCGGTCACAACTTTGATTCACTCTTTTCGCGGCAGTCCTGA
- a CDS encoding ribose-phosphate diphosphokinase has translation MENTIVFALSSSKELANQVCEILGQEPGKVTVNHFADGEILVELGESVRGKDVYFIQSTNNPVNDNLMELLIAIDAAKRASARTINAVIPYFGYARQDRKAKPRQPITSRLVASLLERAGADRVITMDLHATQIQGFFDVPADDITTLTLVGEYLKEKESSRDLVVVSPDHGGVVRARKLAEQLDAPIAIIDKRRPKPNVAEAMNLIGDVNGKTAIIIDDMVDTAGTLTSGIKMLRDKGAQKVYAACAHGILSGPAIDRLKAADLEEFICTNTIDQTDKRDLYKEMTVISVAPLLAATIQAIETNAPLSKALNSAVEESEESIKELCHKHIH, from the coding sequence ATGGAAAACACAATTGTATTTGCACTCTCTTCCAGCAAGGAGCTGGCGAATCAGGTCTGCGAGATTCTGGGTCAGGAACCTGGCAAGGTCACGGTCAATCATTTCGCGGACGGTGAGATCCTGGTGGAGCTGGGGGAGTCTGTCCGCGGCAAGGATGTGTACTTCATACAGTCCACCAACAACCCGGTCAATGACAACCTCATGGAGCTGCTGATTGCCATTGATGCCGCCAAGCGTGCGTCCGCCCGGACCATCAATGCCGTGATTCCGTATTTCGGCTATGCCAGACAGGACCGGAAAGCCAAGCCCAGACAGCCAATCACATCCCGTCTGGTGGCCAGTCTGCTGGAACGTGCCGGGGCTGACCGGGTCATCACCATGGACCTGCATGCCACCCAGATCCAGGGATTCTTCGATGTACCGGCAGATGATATTACCACGCTGACGCTGGTGGGCGAATACCTGAAGGAAAAGGAATCCTCCCGGGATCTCGTGGTGGTTTCTCCCGACCACGGAGGCGTCGTGCGTGCCCGAAAGCTCGCCGAGCAGCTGGATGCACCCATTGCCATCATTGACAAGCGCCGTCCGAAACCCAATGTGGCGGAAGCCATGAACCTGATTGGCGATGTGAACGGCAAAACCGCCATCATCATTGACGACATGGTGGATACAGCCGGCACACTCACATCCGGCATCAAAATGCTGCGTGACAAGGGTGCACAGAAAGTCTATGCAGCCTGTGCACACGGCATTCTCTCCGGACCCGCCATTGACAGGCTGAAAGCCGCGGATCTGGAAGAGTTCATCTGCACGAACACCATTGACCAGACAGACAAGCGGGATCTTTACAAGGAAATGACTGTGATTTCCGTTGCGCCGCTGCTGGCTGCCACGATTCAGGCCATTGAAACCAATGCCCCGCTGTCCAAGGCGCTGAACTCTGCGGTGGAAGAATCCGAAGAGTCCATCAAGGAACTGTGTCACAAACATATCCACTGA
- a CDS encoding bifunctional N-acetylglucosamine-1-phosphate uridyltransferase/glucosamine-1-phosphate acetyltransferase, translating into MRSAIILAAGKGTRMKSETPKVLHPIIDRPMMGYIVDSLKEAGADRIVAVVGYKAGEVKEAFPELEFAIQEPQLGSGHAAMQADMLEGEDGLTLVINGDGPCIQPETLKKLYEAGEGNSLTLLSSVLEDGAHYGRVVRDADGHVTGIVEAKDCTPEQRQIREINAGMYCFNTKDLFEGLKQLKPDNAQHEYYITDLAKIFAREGKSVDAIVVDDREETAGINDPSELASASAWLQQKICHRHMRNGVQICDPDRTVIGRDVVIGRDVLIEPDVMILGRSVIGDGARILAGSRLENAVVGKRACIDACRVYNVSVPDDTQAGPFAVLKNE; encoded by the coding sequence ATGAGAAGTGCCATCATCCTGGCAGCAGGCAAGGGAACCCGGATGAAATCCGAAACCCCCAAGGTGCTGCACCCCATCATAGACCGTCCCATGATGGGCTATATCGTGGACAGCCTGAAGGAAGCAGGCGCAGACCGCATCGTTGCGGTTGTCGGCTACAAAGCCGGGGAAGTGAAGGAGGCATTCCCGGAACTGGAGTTTGCCATTCAGGAACCTCAGCTTGGATCGGGCCATGCCGCGATGCAGGCGGATATGCTGGAAGGAGAAGACGGGCTGACGCTGGTGATCAACGGTGACGGACCGTGCATCCAGCCGGAAACCCTGAAGAAGCTGTATGAAGCCGGTGAAGGAAACAGCCTGACGCTTCTGAGCTCTGTCCTGGAGGACGGTGCTCATTATGGACGGGTCGTCCGGGATGCGGATGGACACGTCACAGGCATTGTCGAGGCCAAGGACTGCACACCGGAGCAGAGACAGATCCGGGAAATCAATGCGGGTATGTACTGCTTCAATACGAAGGACCTGTTCGAGGGACTGAAACAGCTGAAGCCGGACAATGCTCAGCATGAGTATTACATCACGGACCTGGCGAAGATCTTTGCCCGCGAAGGCAAGTCCGTGGATGCCATTGTGGTGGATGACCGGGAGGAAACGGCGGGAATCAACGATCCGTCGGAACTGGCCTCTGCCTCTGCCTGGCTGCAGCAAAAGATCTGCCACCGGCATATGCGCAATGGGGTGCAGATCTGCGATCCGGACAGAACTGTGATCGGGCGGGATGTCGTCATCGGCCGGGATGTGCTGATCGAACCGGATGTGATGATCCTGGGACGCAGCGTGATCGGGGATGGTGCACGGATCCTTGCCGGCAGCCGGCTGGAAAATGCGGTTGTCGGAAAAAGAGCCTGCATCGATGCCTGCAGAGTGTATAATGTTTCAGTGCCTGATGATACACAGGCGGGTCCGTTCGCGGTCCTGAAAAACGAGTAG
- a CDS encoding TetR/AcrR family transcriptional regulator, which produces MKRRKLKNEIIQKSLDLFRQRGYDAVSVQDICDACDITKPTFYKYLASKQNLLSYFFSSMSEAIPDDWYRIPEGTDCYRKLMEGYLMFMRHAAGLGADLYNQVFISNLVEYMGTFNDVRAFTDLMVDLIREAQETGQIQNPSDPKSLYKVGVGMSLGYGAFWCLNEGRSSLLDDFSQDLDAVFMHNCPCTTQAGGLA; this is translated from the coding sequence ATGAAACGAAGAAAACTGAAGAATGAGATCATCCAGAAATCACTGGACCTCTTTCGGCAGCGAGGCTATGATGCTGTATCCGTTCAGGACATCTGTGATGCATGCGACATCACAAAGCCCACATTCTACAAGTACCTTGCCAGCAAGCAGAACCTGCTGAGCTATTTTTTCTCCTCCATGAGCGAAGCCATTCCGGACGACTGGTACCGGATCCCGGAAGGCACAGACTGTTACCGGAAACTCATGGAAGGCTATCTGATGTTCATGCGTCATGCCGCCGGACTGGGAGCGGACCTCTACAACCAGGTATTCATCTCCAACCTGGTGGAGTACATGGGCACATTCAATGATGTCCGGGCGTTCACCGATCTGATGGTGGACCTGATCCGCGAAGCACAGGAAACCGGACAGATCCAAAATCCTTCCGATCCCAAGTCGCTGTACAAAGTGGGTGTCGGAATGAGCCTGGGGTATGGGGCGTTCTGGTGCCTGAACGAAGGCAGAAGCAGCCTTCTGGATGATTTCAGTCAGGACCTGGATGCCGTCTTCATGCACAACTGCCCCTGCACCACTCAAGCAGGAGGACTGGCATGA
- a CDS encoding TetR/AcrR family transcriptional regulator has protein sequence MNRKRLEQILDVSLTMFREKGFDDTSVMDICNACGITKPTFYKYVNSKEELLRHYYDGALETLIQAMDEHEPSNDYVALIWIGLSMTASRSIDLGPDLLSKYMILNFHEHTVTARYSAGGKQRTVEAIRKAQEAGQIRNLCDPEKLFMALKNLSLGLTLKWIMTKGSFPFFSHYGRMVEDIILPDYDAVLKQTGVDHRKKTG, from the coding sequence ATGAACCGGAAACGACTGGAACAGATCCTGGATGTCAGCCTGACCATGTTCCGGGAAAAGGGGTTCGACGATACCAGCGTCATGGATATCTGCAATGCCTGCGGCATCACAAAGCCCACATTCTACAAATATGTAAACAGCAAGGAGGAGCTCCTGCGCCATTATTACGATGGTGCTCTGGAAACACTGATCCAGGCCATGGACGAACATGAACCGTCCAACGATTATGTGGCGCTGATCTGGATCGGGCTGTCCATGACAGCTTCCCGGTCCATCGACCTGGGGCCGGATCTCCTGTCCAAATACATGATTCTGAATTTTCACGAACATACCGTTACCGCCAGATACAGCGCTGGTGGAAAACAGCGGACAGTGGAGGCCATCCGGAAAGCACAGGAAGCCGGGCAGATCCGGAATCTGTGCGATCCGGAGAAACTGTTCATGGCTCTCAAGAACCTGAGCCTGGGACTGACTCTGAAATGGATCATGACCAAAGGCAGCTTTCCCTTCTTCAGTCACTATGGCCGGATGGTCGAAGACATCATTCTGCCGGATTACGATGCGGTTCTGAAACAGACAGGCGTGGATCACCGGAAAAAAACCGGATGA
- a CDS encoding ComF family protein: MEQLFFQYKEDRDIALAPLFLSGQSRLIRRLRGCRIAALASWPEKTLQRGFDPLTEILRAWNLEADRPWHKTRSFKQSENDPGTRKEVGHLIACTPDTTRQRRPGRLLILDDVLTTGATLDALFSLCPDAQAEALVLAAHPLWLETHKKDRQSHPVFFR; the protein is encoded by the coding sequence ATGGAACAACTGTTCTTTCAATACAAGGAAGACCGGGACATTGCCCTGGCTCCCCTGTTTCTGTCCGGGCAGTCCCGCCTGATCCGCCGTCTGAGGGGCTGCAGGATCGCTGCGCTTGCATCGTGGCCTGAAAAGACCCTGCAGCGGGGATTTGATCCGCTGACAGAAATCCTGCGGGCCTGGAACCTGGAGGCAGACCGCCCATGGCACAAAACCAGGTCATTCAAGCAGTCGGAAAACGACCCCGGAACGAGGAAGGAAGTGGGTCATCTCATTGCCTGTACACCGGACACGACCCGGCAAAGGCGGCCAGGCCGGCTGCTGATTCTCGACGATGTCCTGACCACCGGTGCGACACTTGATGCCCTGTTTTCCCTGTGTCCCGACGCGCAGGCAGAAGCCCTCGTCCTTGCTGCTCACCCCCTGTGGCTGGAGACACATAAAAAAGACAGGCAGTCTCATCCGGTTTTTTTCCGGTGA
- a CDS encoding helicase-related protein produces the protein MKHKFPETTRKPAVPDCAGLACSRCGNTNPALFGSDHGIPYCRRCVAFSRLDAGAQPQIPVLKEPAWEGQIHLDFALTPFQQQASDQILDWLKQGESVFCYAACGSGKTEITFASIDWFLRHRQKVCFAISRRQVVLEIGARLQKAFPGLDVVCVCEGYTSVTDGDLIVCTTHQLYRYPGAFDLLILDELDAFPYRGNALLEHLAAKACRGVKLMLSATPDEVSLAEIEAGRLKVARLFRRPHGQPLPEPRFYLRPVWLQIFGLLWQLHRMAPRQVLVFVPRIRDGNRLSRLLGCPCIHSQSPDKDDIMRRFSGKEYRVLVSTTLLERGITVPSVQVIVLRADHPVFTMASLVQIFGRAGRSFDDPKGECLCFAASLSDSMRQSADLLHQMNESVSFV, from the coding sequence ATGAAACACAAATTTCCTGAAACGACCCGAAAACCCGCTGTGCCAGACTGTGCCGGACTGGCATGCAGCCGGTGCGGGAACACAAATCCGGCTCTGTTCGGCAGTGATCACGGAATACCGTACTGCCGGCGCTGTGTGGCCTTTTCGCGGCTGGATGCCGGAGCACAGCCGCAGATCCCGGTGCTGAAGGAACCGGCATGGGAGGGGCAGATACACCTGGACTTTGCCCTGACGCCCTTTCAGCAGCAGGCTTCGGACCAGATCCTGGACTGGCTGAAGCAGGGAGAGTCTGTGTTCTGTTATGCAGCCTGCGGATCAGGGAAAACCGAAATCACATTCGCGTCCATAGACTGGTTTCTGCGGCACAGACAGAAAGTCTGTTTTGCCATCTCCCGCCGGCAGGTGGTGCTGGAAATCGGGGCCCGGCTGCAGAAAGCATTTCCTGGACTGGACGTTGTCTGCGTCTGCGAGGGATACACCTCTGTGACCGATGGAGATCTCATAGTCTGCACCACGCATCAGCTCTATCGGTATCCGGGGGCGTTTGACCTGCTGATCCTGGATGAGCTGGATGCCTTTCCCTACAGAGGGAATGCCCTTCTGGAGCATCTGGCGGCAAAAGCCTGCAGGGGTGTGAAGCTCATGCTGTCAGCCACACCGGATGAAGTCAGTCTGGCAGAGATCGAAGCCGGGCGACTCAAAGTGGCACGGCTGTTTCGGCGGCCCCATGGCCAGCCTCTGCCGGAACCCCGGTTTTATCTGAGACCTGTGTGGCTGCAGATCTTCGGACTGCTGTGGCAGCTGCACAGAATGGCACCCAGACAGGTGCTGGTGTTTGTACCGAGGATCCGGGACGGAAACCGTCTCAGCCGGCTGCTGGGCTGTCCATGCATTCACAGCCAGAGTCCGGACAAAGATGACATTATGCGCCGTTTTTCCGGCAAGGAATACAGGGTGCTGGTGTCCACCACCCTGCTGGAGCGGGGAATCACGGTCCCGTCTGTGCAGGTGATCGTGCTTCGTGCCGATCATCCCGTATTCACCATGGCCAGTCTCGTCCAGATTTTCGGCCGGGCAGGCCGCAGTTTTGATGACCCGAAAGGAGAATGCCTGTGCTTTGCCGCCTCTTTAAGCGATTCCATGAGACAGTCAGCCGATTTGCTTCACCAGATGAACGAATCTGTCTCTTTTGTCTGA
- a CDS encoding N-acetylmuramoyl-L-alanine amidase family protein, which yields MKKKKWLPILVVWLLLGGVAVWGLSQFVTEQIWKSHNYIVENPVATVMIDPGHGGYDSGAVAADGTMEKDVALALALQTGEKLHNMDPSIQVIFTRYDDNVSWPDNEAEDLQARVAMAINYGATHYLAIHCNSAEDPSALGHFGIVRQDDVTSQRICQNLDNYLAAANWGPALGFRKTSDIGSIFVVDQLGIPSMLFETGFLSNPTEAMQMRDPGNQDAISTALAQAYYDSIHGLDVNVAMPQAAVQEPEAVQETPEAEPVWVPEDYTGDYIPQ from the coding sequence ATGAAAAAGAAAAAATGGCTGCCAATTCTGGTGGTCTGGCTGCTCCTTGGGGGTGTGGCGGTCTGGGGGCTGTCCCAGTTTGTCACAGAGCAGATCTGGAAATCACACAACTACATCGTGGAAAATCCTGTAGCCACGGTCATGATCGACCCCGGCCACGGCGGATATGATTCGGGAGCCGTGGCCGCAGACGGAACCATGGAAAAAGACGTGGCACTGGCCCTGGCACTCCAGACCGGCGAAAAACTGCACAACATGGATCCGTCCATTCAGGTCATCTTCACGCGCTATGATGACAATGTGTCCTGGCCGGACAATGAAGCGGAAGACCTGCAGGCGCGGGTGGCCATGGCCATCAACTACGGTGCAACCCATTACCTGGCCATCCACTGCAATTCCGCAGAAGATCCCAGTGCCCTGGGACATTTCGGTATTGTGCGCCAGGATGATGTGACCAGCCAGCGGATCTGCCAGAACCTGGACAATTATCTGGCAGCCGCCAACTGGGGCCCGGCTCTGGGCTTCCGGAAGACCAGCGACATCGGCAGCATTTTTGTGGTCGATCAGCTGGGGATCCCCAGCATGCTGTTTGAAACCGGCTTCCTGTCCAATCCCACGGAAGCCATGCAGATGCGCGACCCGGGCAACCAGGATGCCATTTCCACAGCTCTGGCCCAGGCCTACTACGATTCCATACATGGTCTGGACGTGAATGTGGCGATGCCGCAGGCTGCTGTTCAGGAACCGGAAGCTGTTCAGGAGACACCGGAAGCCGAACCTGTCTGGGTGCCGGAAGACTATACCGGAGACTACATCCCGCAGTAA
- a CDS encoding aminotransferase class I/II-fold pyridoxal phosphate-dependent enzyme — protein sequence METARRMKYFRKPAFADLKACTGPDPIDFTLGSPDIAPEPSIMEAIQKAAGESQNYKYAVTALPQLIQAVQDWYHDRYSTDLDPEEICLLQGSQEALINLPLVFCNPHDGILIPDPYYPVYEQAPRLAGADVLYMPLKPENHYLPDLEAISQEDRQKAKLILVSYPNNPTGAIAPDSFYEELIRFAKENDILIIHDNAYSELVYDGQPGKSFLSFPGALETGVELNSFSKTYGMAGARLGVLAGNREAVSAYRELKRSLDYGIFLPVQYGGIEALEHGGGSIPETRQEYEQRRNLMVAEFGKAGWHIPSCEATMFLWAPIPAGMTSEAFALRLAETAGVLVTPGSRFGPEGEGFVRIAMVQDAEKIREAARRIADSGLFDSRS from the coding sequence ATGGAAACCGCAAGAAGAATGAAGTATTTCAGGAAACCGGCCTTTGCAGACCTGAAGGCCTGCACGGGGCCGGATCCGATCGACTTTACGCTGGGGTCCCCGGACATTGCACCGGAGCCCTCCATCATGGAGGCCATTCAGAAGGCAGCCGGCGAGTCCCAGAACTACAAATACGCCGTCACTGCCCTGCCCCAGCTGATACAGGCTGTACAGGACTGGTATCACGACAGATACAGCACAGACCTGGATCCGGAGGAAATCTGCCTCCTGCAGGGAAGCCAGGAAGCCCTGATCAATCTGCCGCTGGTGTTCTGCAACCCGCATGACGGGATCCTGATTCCCGATCCTTATTATCCGGTCTACGAACAGGCGCCCAGACTGGCAGGAGCCGATGTGCTGTATATGCCGCTGAAACCGGAAAACCACTATCTGCCGGATCTGGAGGCCATCAGCCAGGAGGACCGACAGAAGGCAAAGCTGATCCTGGTGAGCTATCCCAACAACCCCACTGGCGCCATTGCCCCGGACAGCTTTTACGAGGAACTGATCCGGTTTGCGAAAGAGAATGACATCCTGATTATTCATGACAATGCCTATTCTGAGCTGGTGTATGACGGCCAGCCAGGGAAGAGTTTTCTGTCATTTCCCGGTGCCCTTGAAACGGGCGTGGAACTGAATTCCTTTTCCAAGACCTACGGCATGGCCGGCGCCCGGCTGGGTGTGCTGGCCGGCAACCGCGAAGCAGTCAGCGCCTACAGGGAGCTCAAAAGGAGTCTGGACTACGGCATTTTCCTGCCGGTCCAGTATGGCGGGATCGAAGCCCTGGAACATGGAGGCGGATCCATTCCGGAGACGCGCCAGGAGTATGAACAGCGGAGAAATCTGATGGTGGCGGAATTCGGGAAAGCGGGATGGCACATTCCGTCCTGTGAAGCCACGATGTTTCTCTGGGCCCCGATTCCTGCGGGAATGACCTCCGAGGCCTTTGCCCTCAGGCTGGCGGAAACCGCAGGGGTGCTTGTCACTCCCGGATCCCGCTTCGGGCCGGAAGGAGAAGGGTTTGTCCGCATAGCCATGGTGCAGGATGCCGAAAAGATCCGCGAAGCTGCCAGGCGGATCGCAGACTCCGGTCTGTTTGACTCCCGATCCTGA
- the rpmE gene encoding 50S ribosomal protein L31 produces the protein MKKGIHPDYHKVKVVCTSCGAEFESGSTVKGDELRVDTCSNCHPFFTGRQRFAAAQGRIEKFNRKYGLKNENK, from the coding sequence ATGAAAAAGGGAATTCACCCCGATTACCACAAGGTTAAAGTCGTATGCACGTCCTGCGGGGCAGAATTTGAATCCGGTAGTACGGTAAAGGGCGATGAACTGCGTGTGGATACCTGCAGCAACTGCCACCCGTTCTTCACTGGACGTCAGAGGTTTGCCGCTGCGCAGGGACGTATCGAGAAGTTTAACCGCAAATACGGACTCAAGAACGAAAACAAGTAA